The Candidatus Phaeomarinobacter ectocarpi genome includes a region encoding these proteins:
- a CDS encoding exodeoxyribonuclease VII small subunit has product MADKIPADIKKLSFEAALQELEAIVSELEAGDVDLEKSIQVYERGTALKAHCEAKLREAEMKVEKITLGSAGAVKGSAAANLDDD; this is encoded by the coding sequence ATGGCTGACAAAATTCCCGCCGATATCAAAAAGCTCTCCTTCGAGGCCGCGCTTCAGGAGCTTGAGGCCATTGTCAGTGAGCTGGAAGCAGGTGACGTTGATCTGGAGAAATCAATCCAGGTCTATGAACGCGGCACGGCCCTCAAGGCCCATTGTGAAGCCAAGTTGCGTGAAGCCGAAATGAAGGTGGAAAAAATTACGCTGGGATCAGCGGGAGCTGTCAAAGGGTCCGCTGCGGCTAACCTTGATGATGACTAG
- a CDS encoding histone deacetylase family protein, with amino-acid sequence MTTALITHSDCALHQPPTRHPESPARLQAVLDGLTGVAFEALQRHQAIAATSDHLLLVHPQSHIDAMKGSVPADGYHFVDEDTVMSARSFDAALLSAGAAIQAVDMVVGETVDNAFCATRPPGHHAEPDRAMGFCFFSNAAIASRYAQEQHGLSRVAVVDFDVHHGNGTEAAFLSNGALMYASTHQHPLYPGTGSANTTGIDNNIVNAPLPAHAAGPDFRDAYESRIFPALEAFDPDLLIISAGFDGHRRDPLAQMDLEDEDYGWVTTELCNIASKCCGGRVVSLLEGGYDLEALASASRAHVKALLAA; translated from the coding sequence ATGACAACAGCTTTGATCACCCACAGCGATTGTGCGCTGCATCAACCACCCACCCGGCATCCTGAAAGCCCGGCACGGCTGCAAGCCGTACTTGATGGCCTGACGGGCGTAGCCTTTGAGGCCCTGCAACGCCATCAGGCTATTGCCGCCACCTCAGACCATCTTTTGCTGGTGCACCCACAATCACACATTGACGCCATGAAAGGCAGCGTGCCTGCGGACGGCTACCATTTTGTGGATGAAGACACGGTGATGTCAGCACGCAGCTTTGACGCCGCACTTCTCTCCGCCGGTGCCGCCATTCAGGCTGTTGACATGGTGGTCGGCGAAACCGTCGACAACGCTTTCTGCGCGACACGTCCCCCCGGGCACCATGCGGAGCCAGACCGCGCGATGGGCTTTTGTTTCTTCTCAAATGCGGCAATCGCGTCCCGGTATGCTCAGGAGCAGCACGGTCTGTCACGTGTGGCGGTCGTGGATTTCGATGTGCACCACGGCAATGGCACAGAGGCGGCCTTCCTGTCCAATGGCGCCCTTATGTATGCCTCCACTCATCAGCACCCACTTTATCCCGGCACCGGATCAGCAAATACAACCGGGATCGACAACAACATCGTAAATGCGCCCCTGCCGGCCCATGCCGCCGGGCCAGACTTTCGCGACGCTTATGAGAGCCGCATTTTTCCAGCCCTTGAGGCATTTGACCCGGACCTGCTGATCATTTCAGCCGGGTTTGACGGTCATCGGCGTGATCCCCTGGCTCAGATGGATCTGGAGGATGAGGATTATGGGTGGGTGACCACCGAGCTCTGCAACATTGCATCCAAGTGTTGCGGTGGGCGTGTCGTATCGCTACTGGAAGGGGGGTATGATCTAGAAGCCCTCGCCAGCGCCTCGCGCGCTCACGTGAAGGCACTTTTGGCTGCATAG